A genomic window from Sulfurimonas sp. includes:
- the hpf gene encoding ribosome hibernation-promoting factor, HPF/YfiA family has product MNISLTGRHLELTEPIKAHMTSSIETLNKYNMGITSVNVVASAQSKKGKEHSMVEFVISMAGKNSVIIKQNDDDLYAAIDMAIERAQKALRRMHDKEVDHQKVGLNEIKAENVDVKETAEAMEDEIVPVELDLYKPREVEDVLNDLKEGNKMFEIFLDNEDKTRVLYKRNDGKFGLY; this is encoded by the coding sequence ATGAATATCTCCCTAACTGGAAGACATTTAGAATTAACAGAGCCGATTAAAGCTCATATGACTTCATCTATAGAAACTCTTAACAAATACAATATGGGAATTACAAGTGTGAATGTTGTAGCATCTGCTCAAAGTAAAAAAGGTAAAGAACATTCAATGGTTGAGTTTGTTATCAGTATGGCTGGTAAAAACTCTGTTATCATAAAACAAAATGATGATGATCTTTACGCTGCTATCGATATGGCAATTGAGCGTGCTCAAAAAGCTCTTCGTCGTATGCACGATAAAGAAGTTGATCATCAAAAAGTTGGTCTAAATGAGATTAAAGCTGAAAACGTAGATGTTAAAGAGACTGCTGAAGCAATGGAAGACGAAATCGTTCCTGTTGAACTTGATCTTTACAAACCTCGTGAAGTTGAAGATGTATTAAACGATCTAAAAGAGGGAAACAAAATGTTTGAAATCTTTTTAGATAATGAAGATAAAACTCGCGTACTTTATAAAAGAAATGATGGAAAGTTCGGACTATATTAA
- the fliW gene encoding flagellar assembly protein FliW, which translates to MKFEIATPLLGFENVKEVTLEKIDDIFMKMQAVNDQYLSFTLIDPFVLRKYDFEVPTHIQKLLEIDENSNILTLNIVLIQNPIEDSVVNFIGPIVFNTDNKKASQIILPEGTKYGIAEKISTFLQK; encoded by the coding sequence ATGAAATTTGAAATTGCTACACCGCTTTTAGGCTTTGAGAATGTAAAAGAGGTGACATTGGAAAAAATAGATGATATATTTATGAAGATGCAGGCCGTAAATGATCAATATTTATCTTTTACGCTTATCGATCCTTTTGTATTAAGAAAATATGATTTTGAAGTACCGACACATATACAAAAGCTACTTGAAATAGATGAAAATTCAAATATTTTAACACTAAATATAGTTTTAATTCAAAACCCGATCGAAGATTCTGTAGTTAATTTTATAGGCCCTATTGTATTTAACACTGACAATAAAAAAGCATCTCAAATAATCCTTCCAGAAGGAACAAAATACGGTATTGCAGAGAAAATTTCTACTTTTTTACAAAAGTAG
- the lon gene encoding endopeptidase La: MNLSSYGEFPADIPVIAEDELFLYPFMISPLFLSDESNINAATKAIEGSSLVIVCSTKPGHDGERKYDSLYEAGVVGSIMRKVALPDGRVKVLFQGLARAKTTIEVSTDPLVASVEILEPINNTSPKIDALLEIVREKVRILSGVSNYFPPDLLRTIEENHDHNRIIDLICSTVKLKKEQAYKIFVEVDTEKRYMSLIDYLVEEIEANKLQKEIKSKVHTKIEKVNKEYFLKEQLKQIQKELGTDTQREEEIEEYRSKLEAKKSKMQKEAYTEIKKQIDRFSRMHPDSSDASMTQTYLEWVLEIPFGAEAKKALKINDVSEQLNKDHFSLKKPKERIVEYFAVKELLELRGLKNESGDAGAILCFSGPPGVGKTSLANSIAEALKRPLIRIALGGLEDVNELRGHRRTYVGAMPGRITQGLIDAKKMNPVIVLDEIDKVSRSLRGDPTAALLEILDPEQNKEFRDYYLNFNIDLRKVIFIATANDVGNIPAPLRDRMEFINISSYTPQEKLEIAKRYLIPQELKKHGLKKSEVSISKPALKELIHSYTREAGVRNLRRRLAEMSRKVARQILENPNLEKVSISVKNLKDYFDKTVFEIEKTTKKPVVGVVNGLAWTAVGGDVLKIESIRIKGKGTLTLTGSLGDVMKESARIAFSVVKTLIDTGRLEIEADNIPKTLKEKDENTELPSSEVYKRYDLHLHVPDGATPKDGPSAGIAMCSVISSILSSKKIRSEVAMTGEVSLTGDVLPIGGLKEKLIAAHKANMSKVLIPSKNYERDLKDIPKEVRDSLEIISVSRIEEVLKEVLI; this comes from the coding sequence ATGAATTTAAGTAGTTATGGAGAATTTCCGGCAGATATACCGGTTATTGCAGAAGATGAGCTTTTTTTATATCCATTTATGATCTCACCGCTTTTTTTAAGTGATGAGAGTAATATAAATGCTGCTACTAAAGCTATAGAAGGCAGTTCTCTTGTTATAGTTTGTTCAACAAAACCTGGGCATGACGGTGAGAGAAAATATGATTCTCTTTATGAAGCAGGTGTTGTTGGTTCTATTATGCGTAAAGTTGCTCTTCCTGATGGAAGGGTAAAAGTTTTATTTCAAGGTTTGGCTCGTGCTAAAACTACAATTGAAGTATCAACAGATCCACTTGTTGCTAGTGTAGAGATATTAGAGCCTATAAATAACACTTCACCAAAAATAGATGCACTACTTGAGATTGTACGTGAAAAGGTTAGAATTTTATCTGGAGTAAGTAACTACTTTCCACCTGATCTGCTTAGAACAATAGAAGAAAATCATGATCATAATCGTATAATTGATTTGATCTGCTCAACAGTTAAGTTAAAAAAAGAGCAGGCTTATAAAATATTTGTAGAAGTTGATACTGAAAAAAGATATATGAGTCTAATTGACTATTTAGTTGAAGAGATTGAGGCTAATAAACTTCAAAAAGAGATAAAAAGTAAAGTTCATACTAAGATAGAAAAAGTTAACAAAGAGTATTTCTTAAAAGAGCAGTTAAAACAGATTCAAAAAGAGTTGGGTACCGATACACAAAGAGAAGAAGAGATAGAGGAGTATCGCAGCAAGTTAGAAGCTAAAAAGTCAAAAATGCAAAAAGAAGCATATACTGAGATAAAAAAACAAATAGATAGATTCTCACGTATGCATCCTGATTCTTCTGATGCTTCTATGACTCAAACATACCTTGAGTGGGTTTTAGAGATCCCTTTTGGAGCAGAGGCTAAAAAAGCTTTAAAAATAAATGATGTTAGTGAACAGCTAAATAAAGATCATTTTTCATTAAAAAAGCCAAAAGAGCGCATAGTTGAATATTTTGCTGTTAAAGAGCTTTTAGAACTTCGTGGGCTTAAAAATGAAAGTGGAGATGCTGGAGCAATTTTATGTTTTAGTGGACCTCCTGGTGTTGGTAAGACTTCACTTGCAAACTCCATTGCTGAAGCACTTAAACGTCCACTTATTCGTATAGCTCTTGGAGGACTTGAAGATGTAAATGAACTTCGTGGTCACAGACGAACATATGTAGGAGCTATGCCTGGACGTATCACACAGGGTTTAATAGATGCAAAAAAAATGAATCCTGTAATCGTTTTAGATGAGATAGATAAGGTTTCTCGATCATTAAGAGGCGATCCAACTGCTGCACTTTTGGAGATACTAGATCCTGAACAAAATAAAGAATTCCGTGATTATTATCTAAATTTTAATATAGATCTGCGTAAGGTTATATTTATTGCTACTGCAAATGATGTTGGAAATATTCCGGCACCTTTAAGAGACAGAATGGAGTTTATAAATATTAGTTCATATACGCCTCAAGAAAAACTTGAGATAGCAAAAAGATATCTAATACCGCAAGAGTTAAAAAAACACGGTCTTAAAAAGAGTGAAGTAAGTATATCTAAGCCTGCACTTAAAGAGCTAATACACTCATATACACGTGAAGCCGGTGTTAGAAATCTTCGTCGCCGTTTAGCAGAGATGTCAAGAAAAGTTGCACGACAGATTTTAGAAAACCCTAATTTGGAAAAAGTTTCAATCAGTGTTAAAAATTTAAAAGATTATTTTGATAAAACTGTATTTGAAATAGAAAAAACAACTAAAAAACCTGTAGTAGGTGTTGTTAATGGCCTTGCTTGGACAGCTGTTGGAGGAGATGTATTAAAGATTGAGTCAATACGTATAAAAGGTAAAGGTACTCTAACATTAACAGGAAGTTTAGGCGATGTTATGAAAGAATCGGCTCGTATAGCTTTTAGTGTTGTAAAAACACTGATAGATACTGGTAGACTTGAAATAGAAGCAGACAATATACCTAAAACTCTTAAAGAGAAAGATGAAAATACTGAACTGCCATCTAGTGAAGTATATAAGCGTTATGATCTTCACTTACATGTACCTGATGGTGCTACGCCTAAAGACGGCCCAAGTGCAGGTATTGCAATGTGTAGTGTTATTTCATCTATACTTTCTTCTAAAAAGATCCGTTCAGAAGTGGCTATGACAGGTGAAGTTTCATTGACAGGTGATGTATTACCAATTGGTGGACTAAAAGAGAAGTTGATTGCAGCTCATAAGGCAAATATGAGCAAAGTACTTATTCCTTCTAAAAACTATGAAAGAGATCTAAAAGATATTCCTAAAGAGGTTAGGGATTCTTTAGAAATAATATCTGTTAGTAGAATAGAAGAGGTTTTAAAAGAGGTTTTAATATGA
- a CDS encoding Tfp pilus assembly protein FimT/FimU: protein MVNRYAKRTAFTLIELIFALVIIAISVVSIPIMTSAIGKGVDNNLLQETVFAAAAQINQVLSYRWDENSVETDDPGAIEKVIQRAAGVCNADRIKPNGHIFQEKHRRCLDDDTVRVSAAFGSDGGEAVRDDIDDFHGVNDTLFTNTSSADAYKQSYTYSVSVTLSDMNGTIAVNDEAKKVTVTVSNEAGNTVSELTAYTFNIGEADYYKRMYP from the coding sequence GTGGTAAACCGTTATGCCAAACGTACAGCATTTACTCTTATAGAGCTTATATTTGCGCTGGTTATTATCGCTATTAGTGTAGTATCTATACCTATTATGACGAGTGCTATAGGTAAAGGTGTTGATAACAATCTTCTTCAAGAAACAGTATTTGCTGCAGCAGCACAGATAAATCAGGTATTATCCTATAGATGGGATGAAAACTCTGTAGAGACAGATGATCCAGGTGCTATAGAAAAGGTCATACAAAGAGCTGCTGGAGTTTGTAATGCAGACAGAATAAAACCAAACGGTCATATATTTCAAGAGAAACATAGAAGATGTCTTGATGATGATACAGTAAGAGTTTCTGCAGCATTTGGAAGTGATGGTGGAGAAGCAGTTAGAGACGATATAGATGATTTTCACGGTGTTAATGACACTTTGTTTACAAATACGTCTTCAGCAGATGCATATAAACAAAGCTATACATATAGTGTATCTGTAACGCTATCTGATATGAATGGAACTATCGCTGTAAACGATGAAGCAAAAAAAGTCACTGTAACCGTTTCAAATGAAGCTGGAAACACTGTGTCAGAACTAACTGCTTATACTTTTAATATTGGTGAAGCTGATTATTATAAAAGGATGTATCCATGA
- a CDS encoding nitrous oxide reductase accessory protein NosL, which yields MIKKTSFSIAVSLFLLSGCADTNTMHSHNKIFQSVNYEQAQLVQDGKNKQYCVKCGMDLVRFYKTSHAATSEQGNKNYQYCSIHCLEDHLGEGMVLKNPKVVDVESLKLISVAKATYVVGSSVRGTMSRISKYAFLKKQDALKFQEKNGGEIMDFNSALEKAKEDFKHYR from the coding sequence ATGATCAAAAAAACCTCTTTCTCAATTGCTGTATCATTGTTTTTACTAAGTGGATGTGCAGATACAAATACTATGCATTCACATAATAAAATTTTTCAGAGTGTCAACTATGAACAAGCACAACTTGTTCAGGATGGAAAAAATAAACAATACTGTGTAAAATGCGGTATGGACCTGGTTAGATTTTATAAAACTAGCCACGCTGCAACAAGTGAACAAGGCAATAAAAATTATCAGTACTGTTCAATACATTGTCTAGAAGATCATCTAGGTGAAGGAATGGTGCTTAAAAATCCAAAAGTTGTAGATGTAGAGTCTTTAAAATTGATATCAGTAGCTAAAGCTACTTATGTAGTAGGAAGCAGTGTTCGTGGAACTATGAGTCGTATTAGTAAATATGCTTTTTTAAAAAAGCAAGATGCTTTAAAGTTTCAAGAAAAAAATGGTGGAGAGATTATGGATTTTAACTCTGCCTTAGAAAAGGCAAAAGAGGATTTTAAACACTATAGATAG
- a CDS encoding type II secretion system protein translates to MIQKPSKYLKKPAFSLLELIFVIVIIGILGKFGVELMAKAYENYIFTKINNTLQNQSGSAVEFIAKRLSYRIPDSVIGRVSASDYDGVQDLDTTKNYRVLEWVSFDIDGWRGVNAPYWSGIADLNASSNSFITTPETNVTAINNTIGTLSQANSGILDSALYFIGSNSDVHTGYGWDGNVTLSGLGATMHPITAAINNRLSANFAGVDLYEYYKIAWTANAIAIEDDGKGNNTYDLVYYYDYQPWDAERYSDAGKNIKRAVIMENVPTFQFRAVGSMLKIQVCVKSELTDGAHAICKEKTVF, encoded by the coding sequence ATGATACAAAAACCTTCAAAATATTTAAAAAAACCAGCTTTTTCACTTTTAGAACTTATTTTTGTAATAGTAATCATTGGTATTCTTGGCAAGTTTGGTGTTGAGCTTATGGCTAAAGCATATGAGAACTATATATTTACTAAAATTAACAATACATTACAAAATCAAAGTGGTTCTGCTGTTGAGTTCATAGCAAAACGATTATCGTACCGTATTCCGGATTCTGTTATTGGAAGAGTTTCCGCATCTGATTATGATGGTGTACAGGATTTAGATACCACAAAAAACTACAGAGTATTGGAGTGGGTTTCCTTTGATATAGATGGTTGGAGAGGAGTAAATGCTCCTTACTGGAGTGGTATAGCTGATCTAAATGCCTCTAGTAATTCATTTATAACTACACCTGAAACTAATGTTACAGCTATTAACAACACAATAGGTACATTGTCTCAAGCTAACAGCGGCATACTTGACTCAGCTCTTTATTTTATAGGTTCAAATAGTGATGTCCACACTGGTTATGGATGGGATGGAAATGTTACACTATCAGGTCTTGGAGCCACTATGCACCCAATAACTGCAGCTATAAACAATAGACTTAGTGCAAACTTTGCAGGAGTTGATCTGTATGAGTACTATAAAATAGCATGGACAGCCAATGCAATAGCTATAGAAGATGATGGGAAAGGCAACAATACTTATGACCTAGTATACTACTATGATTATCAACCTTGGGATGCAGAGAGATATTCAGATGCAGGGAAGAATATAAAACGTGCTGTAATTATGGAAAACGTACCAACTTTTCAATTTCGTGCAGTCGGTTCAATGCTAAAAATTCAAGTTTGTGTAAAAAGTGAACTAACAGATGGAGCACATGCAATATGCAAAGAAAAAACCGTATTCTAA
- a CDS encoding PleD family two-component system response regulator: protein MSKNINVLAVDDDMINLKLLKSMLMKTGVVNEVVEAGNGSDAIGVLKSRDDIDLILLDIIMPVMNGIEMLKVVRADENLKQLPIIVLTTDETKKGEALEFGANGFLMKPIRADDLKAKIDTVIV, encoded by the coding sequence ATGTCTAAAAATATAAATGTGTTAGCTGTTGATGACGATATGATCAATCTAAAGTTACTAAAATCTATGTTAATGAAAACAGGTGTAGTAAATGAAGTTGTAGAAGCAGGAAACGGTTCTGATGCTATTGGCGTACTCAAATCAAGAGATGATATCGACTTGATACTTTTAGATATTATTATGCCTGTAATGAACGGGATAGAGATGTTAAAAGTTGTACGTGCAGATGAAAATCTAAAACAACTTCCTATTATTGTTTTAACAACGGATGAGACTAAAAAAGGTGAAGCATTAGAATTTGGTGCAAACGGCTTTTTAATGAAACCTATTCGTGCTGATGATCTTAAAGCAAAAATAGATACTGTGATAGTCTAA
- a CDS encoding Calx-beta domain-containing protein, which yields MKLSHFKLNFFLPFILAFSFSNLNAAATYDCTSPELIANIDGTTVDANASYSENSSAAQGYTRYFKFNTDVNGILLFSIEKNSLTQIISIGTSCGGDDIYAGADSDEDQSDSVSITSNTDYYIMVEEKNAGQDLIFTLNLNFMTPATIGFEQASYEVLEDVNTADGSTKLMPIKIILSKPVSQDVSIDYTTTDGSAIGGSDYVTYTNKTATINAGETEVTIYMDIIHDVPIEFDENFNLTLSSLSVTDGSVEIGTNSSAEVTILEQVNIPICYEDDFETALDDDWRTLFSSGGFTPQIVDGRLRLTSASTNLATAVTKDYEFKSNENIIIVEFEQYAYGGCGDAHDGLGTYGADGIVAVLYDSAVGETPTPGAFGGSMGYAQKDSQDGFEGGWLGLGIDEYGNYANPTEGRIGGIGFTPNYVSIRGDGNGTSGYEFLASSSELNPPVAVKNTDTAEPRHKYRFTADARDPDHLYITLERDIYDGNGYQVIINKFDAKDGANGQSTTPEYVRFAFTAGTGGGCNNHEIDELKVQGICRAYAPNPPEVSATNADIVNDFTSTADYNAGTKFITTKVSNKPETITGVHLDGSGDAASYTSVDTNLKFRIIPYISDSNCSTKDVLYDTNGNPAVITISNGQVTSNLDVVMPSYANQDTRFYITSMDFSQIYENATVNAICLKNSSEDGNLQGVAQCLNSETTYLNIFGQDTYDRCFAGNGSPCLSQNGGQSCGQEQQTTDFTQEIQDSCGYNPSYGDDYGCLMCTLDSADSGCSSDNFAIRPDKFNIEFTDADVPDLMRSGSTYNATVTASNYGSSTQTLNYNQSKANLTLSESVVNSADGSATVLNGSASLSSESVFSILNGISTDGSVSYEVVGMEFDDVGKVTLILKDKNWARVDLEDDRSMNDPSSTLYNNCNSDGAYICGDLNVTFIPHHFSLEDINMTNNNGSPGTFTYISNIDDANISTFDMAARVEVTVVAENENNNATLNFTNGAAYYENPVGANISLTHANHGDSNTTTIPDAKLGFAGGQYTVTWNENNTSKVLRFNFPRRVDTSVNPFTVSASGLTINVKSTYSGTDITGQDIGTGSGGATFLYGRTNAERQTFQGDSGNSFIYFESFCNGTDSLGVTCNKTLLPNNANLNSTNDPRWYINTAHTVNDGVVGNINQKNASKVSNTAIVNGVPTQVTLEYDESSGYPYKATMENNASRWLIYNKYDNSDTKNEFEVEFIKNNSDWAGVDEANSTSKTDGAIKTNRRIMW from the coding sequence ATGAAACTTTCTCATTTTAAACTCAACTTTTTTTTACCTTTTATTTTAGCTTTCTCTTTTAGCAATCTTAATGCTGCAGCAACATATGATTGTACTTCACCGGAACTTATAGCTAACATAGACGGTACTACCGTAGATGCGAATGCATCTTACAGCGAAAACTCCAGTGCAGCACAAGGTTATACAAGGTACTTTAAATTCAACACAGATGTTAATGGAATATTATTGTTTAGTATAGAAAAAAATTCTCTAACACAGATTATAAGTATTGGTACAAGCTGTGGAGGTGATGATATATATGCTGGAGCTGATAGCGATGAAGATCAAAGTGATTCAGTCAGTATAACATCAAATACAGACTACTACATTATGGTTGAAGAAAAAAACGCCGGACAAGACCTTATTTTTACTCTAAATCTAAACTTTATGACCCCGGCTACTATAGGTTTTGAACAAGCATCATATGAAGTACTGGAAGACGTTAATACAGCTGATGGTTCAACAAAACTGATGCCAATAAAAATAATCCTCTCAAAACCTGTATCTCAAGATGTTAGTATAGACTATACAACTACAGACGGCAGTGCAATTGGTGGTTCTGACTACGTTACATATACAAATAAAACAGCTACAATCAATGCCGGAGAAACTGAGGTAACTATATACATGGATATTATTCATGATGTACCTATAGAGTTCGATGAAAACTTCAATTTGACTCTAAGTTCGCTCTCTGTGACTGACGGTTCAGTAGAAATTGGTACCAACAGCTCAGCAGAAGTAACAATTCTTGAACAGGTTAATATTCCTATATGTTATGAAGATGATTTTGAAACAGCATTAGATGATGATTGGCGCACGCTTTTCAGTAGTGGCGGTTTTACTCCACAGATTGTTGATGGAAGACTAAGACTCACAAGCGCTAGTACAAACCTTGCAACTGCGGTTACAAAAGACTATGAGTTTAAATCTAACGAAAACATTATTATTGTTGAATTTGAACAATATGCTTATGGTGGTTGTGGAGATGCTCATGATGGTCTTGGTACCTATGGGGCTGACGGTATAGTTGCCGTACTTTATGACTCAGCAGTTGGAGAGACACCAACTCCTGGTGCATTTGGCGGTTCAATGGGATATGCTCAAAAAGATAGTCAAGATGGTTTTGAAGGTGGATGGCTAGGACTTGGTATAGATGAATACGGTAACTATGCAAATCCAACTGAAGGAAGGATTGGAGGTATAGGATTTACTCCAAACTATGTGTCAATACGCGGTGATGGAAATGGCACAAGCGGTTATGAATTTTTAGCATCTTCATCTGAGCTTAATCCTCCAGTAGCAGTTAAAAATACCGATACAGCTGAACCTAGACATAAATACAGATTTACAGCAGATGCCAGAGATCCTGATCATCTTTATATAACTTTAGAAAGAGATATATATGATGGAAACGGATACCAGGTAATCATAAATAAGTTTGATGCAAAAGATGGTGCGAATGGTCAAAGCACTACTCCTGAATACGTTAGATTTGCTTTTACTGCGGGAACCGGTGGAGGATGTAACAACCATGAGATCGATGAACTTAAAGTTCAAGGTATATGTCGTGCATACGCTCCTAATCCACCTGAAGTTTCTGCAACTAATGCAGATATAGTAAATGACTTTACATCTACTGCTGATTACAACGCAGGAACAAAGTTTATAACCACAAAAGTTTCAAATAAACCGGAAACGATAACAGGTGTACACCTGGACGGTTCAGGAGATGCTGCTAGCTATACTTCAGTAGATACTAATTTAAAATTCAGAATAATCCCATATATTTCTGATTCTAACTGTTCAACAAAAGATGTACTATACGACACAAATGGCAACCCAGCTGTTATTACTATCAGCAATGGCCAGGTGACATCAAATTTAGATGTAGTTATGCCATCATATGCAAACCAAGACACTAGATTTTACATAACATCAATGGACTTTAGTCAAATATATGAAAATGCCACCGTAAATGCTATATGTTTGAAAAACAGTTCTGAAGACGGTAACCTTCAAGGTGTTGCTCAGTGTCTAAACAGTGAAACAACATATCTAAATATTTTCGGTCAGGATACGTACGATAGATGTTTTGCGGGTAACGGTTCTCCATGTTTGTCACAAAACGGTGGACAAAGCTGCGGACAAGAACAACAAACAACTGACTTCACTCAGGAAATACAGGATAGTTGCGGATACAATCCTTCATACGGCGATGATTACGGATGTTTAATGTGTACATTAGACTCTGCAGATTCAGGATGTTCAAGTGATAACTTTGCCATAAGACCAGACAAATTCAATATTGAGTTTACCGATGCAGATGTGCCTGATCTAATGCGTTCAGGTTCTACATATAATGCAACAGTAACAGCTTCTAATTATGGTTCATCAACTCAAACTCTAAACTACAACCAAAGTAAAGCCAATCTGACACTTAGCGAATCAGTAGTAAACTCTGCCGATGGTTCGGCTACAGTACTTAACGGTAGTGCAAGTCTTTCAAGTGAGTCTGTATTTAGTATTTTAAACGGTATATCAACTGATGGAAGTGTTAGCTACGAAGTTGTAGGTATGGAATTTGATGATGTTGGAAAGGTTACACTTATACTTAAAGATAAAAACTGGGCGAGGGTAGATCTTGAAGATGACCGTTCTATGAATGATCCCTCTTCAACTCTTTACAACAACTGTAATTCAGATGGAGCTTATATTTGTGGTGATCTAAATGTAACATTTATACCACATCACTTTTCTTTAGAAGATATAAATATGACAAATAACAACGGTTCACCTGGTACTTTTACATATATTTCAAACATTGATGATGCTAATATTTCAACGTTTGATATGGCTGCTAGAGTAGAAGTAACTGTTGTTGCAGAGAATGAAAATAACAACGCTACTCTTAACTTTACAAATGGTGCAGCATACTATGAAAATCCTGTAGGAGCAAATATATCTCTAACACATGCAAATCATGGTGATTCAAACACAACTACTATTCCAGATGCCAAACTTGGTTTTGCAGGAGGTCAATACACTGTTACATGGAATGAAAACAATACATCTAAAGTGCTTAGATTTAACTTTCCAAGACGTGTTGATACATCTGTAAATCCATTTACTGTTTCAGCATCCGGCTTAACCATAAACGTTAAATCCACATATTCTGGCACAGATATAACTGGGCAAGATATCGGTACTGGTAGCGGTGGTGCTACATTTTTATATGGTCGTACAAATGCTGAAAGACAGACCTTCCAAGGAGACAGTGGAAATTCATTTATATATTTTGAATCTTTCTGTAACGGGACTGATAGTTTAGGAGTTACTTGTAATAAAACTTTACTGCCAAATAATGCAAACTTAAACTCAACAAACGATCCAAGATGGTATATAAACACTGCTCATACTGTAAATGATGGAGTTGTAGGAAATATTAATCAAAAAAATGCGTCAAAAGTTTCCAATACTGCCATTGTTAATGGTGTTCCGACTCAAGTTACTTTAGAGTATGATGAGTCTAGCGGGTATCCATATAAGGCAACAATGGAGAATAATGCATCTAGATGGCTGATATATAATAAATATGATAATAGTGACACAAAAAATGAATTTGAGGTTGAGTTTATAAAAAATAATTCAGACTGGGCAGGCGTAGATGAAGCAAATTCAACGTCAAAAACAGATGGTGCTATTAAAACAAATAGGAGAATAATGTGGTAA
- a CDS encoding outer membrane protein assembly factor BamD, which produces MNKKLKLISVIAVSMLLLSGCSKEIEEYNKPAMYWYSKIIDSISDSNLDRADDYYSSLQGEHIGSPLLVEATLILAIAHMDDEEYILAEHFLNEYIKRYANANEKESAEFMKIKAKFLALPHPRRDQALIKEAIEEGIKFKQSYPNSPYYNLVDHMMTKLYMGEASLNESIADLYNRIDKYKSSDYYKNLKPQPWINWEEVEGAENPWYRAWFEGDGKGSWYGFLIPDTKSVVSRNSNVDENE; this is translated from the coding sequence ATGAATAAAAAATTAAAACTAATATCGGTTATTGCAGTATCTATGCTCTTATTATCAGGTTGTTCAAAAGAAATTGAAGAATATAATAAGCCTGCAATGTACTGGTATTCAAAGATAATTGACTCTATATCGGATTCAAACCTGGATAGAGCAGATGATTATTACTCATCACTTCAAGGCGAACACATAGGTTCACCGCTTTTAGTAGAAGCTACTTTGATTTTAGCTATCGCACACATGGATGATGAAGAGTATATTTTGGCTGAGCATTTTTTAAACGAGTATATAAAGCGCTATGCAAATGCCAATGAAAAAGAGAGTGCAGAGTTTATGAAAATAAAAGCAAAATTTTTAGCTCTTCCGCATCCTAGACGTGATCAGGCTCTAATCAAAGAAGCTATAGAAGAGGGGATAAAGTTTAAGCAAAGTTATCCAAATTCTCCGTATTATAATTTGGTTGATCATATGATGACTAAGTTGTATATGGGAGAAGCTTCTCTAAATGAATCTATTGCAGATTTGTATAACAGAATAGACAAGTACAAAAGTTCTGACTATTATAAAAACTTAAAGCCTCAGCCTTGGATAAATTGGGAAGAGGTAGAAGGAGCTGAGAATCCATGGTATAGAGCATGGTTTGAGGGTGATGGTAAAGGCAGTTGGTACGGCTTTTTAATACCTGATACCAAAAGTGTTGTATCACGTAACTCAAATGTAGATGAAAATGAATAA